The DNA region CGTGCGTGCCGAAATCCTGGCCTGCCGGCGCTTCGTGGATCTGCTGCGGGGATAGAGGGAAGGCGGAAGAATCCGCAAGCCCATCACCCCCGCAGCGATTTCGCGGGGATGACGGGCACGGGGCGAACCCCTTACTTCACGGTGCTCGAACCGGTGGCCGGGGCTGGAGCCGGGGCGGCGCCCGGAGCCATCGGCTCGGCGTCGGCCGGCTTGCGGTTCTTGTTCAGCGACGTCATCGTATCGTCATACTGGAATTCCGGCATCGCCCCGATGTCTTCGCGGGTCATGCCGGCCAGGTTCAGGCGATTGTTCTGCGCGTCCCAATTGGCGGCGGTGTAGTCGATGGCGACCTGCTTCTCACCGATGCCGAGGAAGCCGCCGGAACTGACCACCAGTTGCTTGGCCTGCCCGGTGCCGTCGAGGATCACGTCGTCGACCTCGCCGATTTTGTTGTTGTCGCGGCCATAGACATTCTTGCCGATCAACTCGTCGGCGCTGGCCATCTGTCCGCCGGTCGGGCTGGCCGACGTGGTGCTGCCGGGGGTGGCGGTGTCCGGCATCGTGGTGTTCGACATGCTGGAGGTGGACGAGGACGGGTTGCCCACGGTCGGCGAGGTGGTCTGCGCGACGGCGGCGCCGGTCATGAGGGCCAGCGTTGCGGCGGTGACGATCAGGGTGCGACGCATGGGATGGCTCCTTTGTCGTTGTGTCGTGACACCTGAACAACACCGGAGGAGCCGGTTTGATCTCGCCGGACGCGAACTCTTTGGGTGTGGGATTACCCCTTCGTGGCGGATTCCCACTCCGGTTCCTGCGGTTTCAGCGTCGCCGTACCCGCCTGGAAGGGCAGTCCGCCTTCGGCCGCACGCTGCACATCCTCCAGCCGCAGCAGGGCCAGCCCGGCGCCGTCGCGGCTGCTGCGGATTTCGCCTGCCTCCTTGCCGTCCAGTGTCACCGGCGTGCCGGCCTCCGGCGCCGGACCGTCGAAGGCGACCGGGAACAGCTTCTTCTTGATCAGGGCGCGGTACTTGGTGCGGGCGGTCAGCTCCTGCCCCATGTAGCATCCCTTGTCCCAGGAGATGGCGTTCAGCGCATCCATGCGGCTTTCCAGTGGGATCGACTTTTCCG from Azospirillum thiophilum includes:
- a CDS encoding PRC-barrel domain-containing protein, which produces MRRTLIVTAATLALMTGAAVAQTTSPTVGNPSSSTSSMSNTTMPDTATPGSTTSASPTGGQMASADELIGKNVYGRDNNKIGEVDDVILDGTGQAKQLVVSSGGFLGIGEKQVAIDYTAANWDAQNNRLNLAGMTREDIGAMPEFQYDDTMTSLNKNRKPADAEPMAPGAAPAPAPATGSSTVK